Proteins from one Hymenobacter gelipurpurascens genomic window:
- a CDS encoding DUF4834 family protein, with product MATFLLILLVLFFVARFILPIVLRMVVGNFVKKQARRYGQAAGGNSFGAPFEPARPQSTAASSGEVHVDYVPPREKPQKPKEFKGGDYVDFEEVK from the coding sequence ATGGCCACATTCCTGCTCATCCTTCTCGTCCTCTTTTTTGTTGCACGCTTCATTCTGCCCATCGTGTTGCGCATGGTCGTCGGCAACTTCGTGAAGAAGCAGGCGCGCCGCTACGGACAGGCGGCTGGTGGCAATTCGTTTGGGGCACCGTTTGAGCCCGCCCGGCCCCAGAGCACCGCTGCCTCTTCCGGAGAGGTGCATGTTGATTACGTGCCACCCCGCGAGAAGCCGCAAAAGCCCAAAGAGTTTAAGGGAGGCGACTACGTCGACTTCGAGGAGGTGAAATAG
- a CDS encoding DUF5686 family protein, whose protein sequence is MRSVFLLVCFFLYLPFAQAGTVRGLVSDAKGQGLAFANVAVRGTPTNTATNEQGNYQLRLPAGTYELVFQYVGYKPHLETVRVAGGDTATVLNVTLAPESYQLREVVVRSSDKDPAYTIVQQAIQWRNYHQREVAAFKARTYIKTLARFTDVPGKIMGLVKVGPDFKPGIFYLSETVSEMSFRQPNVVQERMISSRVSGDTKGISFNRASAGRGLNFYQSVLKSGFSERGFVSPIAANGPLFYRYELEGSTQQGGLLIHKIKVTPRRRSDPVFSGHIYIVDGTWRLHSVSLNLNKDAQLDYVDNLHIEQIFAPAPGPSDVWVMQSQKVTVGFTALGFKGNGYITAILSNYKVVPTYPNRPAPTVAAPTPTSKEAADAPVTRETVADVKKQKPKLQGLRAAVRRQAKQAERDTSGLGMGKLKRGEVMLVEKGVNERDTSYWASVRPIPLTSEEEKDYQVKDSTEVIRTSRTYQDSLDRKRNEVEIGKLLLAGYFYNQTYYKRQWYVAPVFNIVNFNTVEGLVVNPQVTFTQRTDDRRVWSVTPSLRYGFSNKLLSPSVSASWQYDPVKLGRLSLSAGRTIENFDPNSQLTPFINSYYTLLENRNYAKLYRRDGLELGYQWEPLNGLTVQATTSYFTRRELYNTTGKLLIDKPSVGFTPNTPINEELPLGTSFGRSQALTTDITASFRPGQRFITRPNGKVNLGSKYPTFLLRWRQGVGGVLGSDVRYTLLEAGLRHSVNLGLLGTSNYRVSAGFFPGSPKLEFMDFRHFSGNRTYLTGDFSQFQLLDYYRFSTQDRYLEAHYNHHFNGFLLNKIPLLRRLKWQEVASLNYLTTPTANHYLELGVGVEHVFKLLRVDFYTGLQSGKRVGTGLRVGIGF, encoded by the coding sequence ATGCGTTCTGTTTTCCTGCTGGTTTGCTTCTTCTTATATCTCCCGTTTGCGCAGGCTGGTACCGTCCGGGGGCTCGTTTCTGATGCTAAAGGCCAGGGGCTGGCTTTTGCTAATGTAGCGGTGCGCGGCACCCCCACCAATACGGCTACCAACGAGCAGGGCAACTACCAGCTGCGCCTGCCAGCCGGCACCTATGAGCTGGTATTTCAGTATGTAGGCTACAAGCCGCACCTGGAAACCGTGCGCGTGGCGGGCGGCGACACGGCCACCGTGCTCAACGTGACACTGGCACCGGAAAGCTACCAGCTGCGGGAGGTGGTGGTACGCTCTTCCGACAAGGACCCGGCTTACACTATTGTGCAGCAAGCCATTCAGTGGCGCAACTACCACCAGCGCGAAGTGGCCGCTTTCAAGGCGCGCACCTATATCAAAACCCTCGCTCGTTTTACCGATGTGCCGGGCAAGATTATGGGCCTCGTGAAAGTGGGGCCCGATTTCAAGCCAGGTATATTCTACCTCTCCGAAACAGTTTCAGAAATGAGCTTCCGCCAGCCCAATGTGGTGCAGGAGCGCATGATTTCCTCCCGCGTAAGCGGCGACACCAAAGGCATCAGCTTCAACCGGGCCAGCGCCGGCCGGGGCCTCAATTTCTACCAGAGTGTGCTAAAAAGCGGCTTTTCGGAGCGCGGGTTTGTGTCGCCGATTGCGGCAAACGGGCCGCTGTTTTACCGCTACGAGCTAGAAGGCAGCACCCAGCAGGGTGGCCTACTGATCCATAAAATAAAGGTAACGCCCCGCCGCCGCTCCGACCCCGTTTTCTCGGGCCACATCTACATTGTGGATGGCACCTGGCGCCTGCATTCAGTATCGCTCAACCTGAACAAAGATGCCCAGCTCGACTACGTCGACAACCTGCACATCGAGCAGATTTTTGCGCCCGCTCCGGGGCCTTCCGATGTGTGGGTGATGCAGTCGCAGAAGGTAACGGTGGGCTTTACGGCCCTGGGCTTCAAGGGCAATGGCTACATCACGGCCATACTATCGAACTACAAAGTGGTTCCTACCTACCCCAACCGCCCGGCTCCCACCGTGGCAGCGCCCACGCCCACCAGCAAAGAAGCGGCTGATGCTCCCGTAACGCGAGAGACCGTGGCTGATGTGAAGAAGCAAAAGCCCAAGCTACAGGGCCTGCGCGCCGCTGTGCGCCGCCAGGCCAAACAGGCCGAGCGCGACACGAGTGGCCTAGGCATGGGCAAGCTGAAGCGCGGCGAAGTAATGCTAGTGGAGAAAGGCGTGAATGAACGCGACACCAGCTATTGGGCATCGGTGAGGCCTATTCCGCTCACTTCGGAAGAAGAAAAGGACTATCAGGTGAAGGACAGCACAGAGGTTATCCGCACGTCGCGCACCTACCAGGACTCTCTGGACCGCAAGCGCAACGAGGTGGAAATTGGCAAGCTGCTGCTCGCGGGCTACTTCTATAACCAGACCTATTACAAGCGCCAGTGGTACGTGGCACCGGTCTTTAATATCGTGAACTTTAATACGGTGGAAGGGCTGGTGGTCAATCCGCAGGTCACCTTTACCCAGCGCACCGACGACCGGCGCGTGTGGTCCGTGACGCCCTCTTTGCGCTACGGATTCAGCAATAAGCTTCTGAGCCCCAGCGTGTCGGCCTCCTGGCAATATGACCCCGTGAAGCTAGGCCGCCTAAGCCTGAGCGCCGGGCGCACTATCGAGAACTTTGACCCCAACAGCCAGCTTACGCCCTTCATCAACTCCTACTACACGCTGCTGGAAAACCGCAACTACGCCAAGCTCTACCGCCGCGATGGCCTGGAGCTGGGCTACCAGTGGGAACCCTTGAATGGCCTCACGGTGCAGGCAACCACCAGCTACTTTACTAGGCGCGAGCTGTATAATACCACAGGCAAGTTGCTCATTGATAAGCCCAGCGTGGGATTTACGCCGAATACACCCATCAACGAAGAGCTTCCGTTGGGCACCAGCTTTGGGCGCAGCCAAGCGCTTACCACAGACATCACGGCCTCTTTCCGGCCGGGACAGCGCTTCATCACCCGCCCCAATGGTAAGGTCAATCTAGGCTCTAAGTATCCTACCTTTCTGCTGCGGTGGCGACAAGGCGTGGGCGGCGTGCTAGGCTCCGATGTGCGCTATACGCTGCTGGAAGCCGGCCTGCGCCATTCTGTTAATCTAGGCCTGTTGGGTACCAGCAACTACCGCGTGTCGGCTGGTTTCTTCCCTGGCTCGCCGAAACTGGAGTTCATGGATTTCCGTCATTTCAGTGGCAACCGCACCTACCTGACCGGCGACTTCAGCCAGTTCCAGTTGCTCGACTATTATCGGTTCAGCACTCAGGACAGGTACCTGGAAGCCCACTACAATCACCACTTCAATGGGTTCCTGCTGAACAAAATACCGCTGCTGCGTCGTCTGAAGTGGCAGGAAGTGGCCTCGCTCAACTACCTGACCACGCCCACCGCCAACCACTACCTGGAGTTGGGTGTAGGCGTTGAGCACGTCTTCAAACTGCTCCGAGTTGACTTCTATACTGGCCTACAATCTGGCAAACGAGTAGGGACTGGCCTACGCGTAGGCATTGGGTTTTAA
- a CDS encoding ferritin-like domain-containing protein, producing the protein MDLFKIISDIEKVDPEIYERLDSRRRVFKHFGLAGKAVTAAVLPGLVSGLFTRAYGQTTALPADIVAVLNLALSLEYLEYYFYDSGLKAPNLIPTADRPAFEKIRNDESGHIKVLRGALGSAAIPDPTRAAFDYSGGRGSGTGPFAAALINNYALYLGSSQAFVDTGIRAYKGGAPTLMPNKDILEAALNIHSVEARHSSHVRTVRRGLAASQSGQAATTVAGDLSNLNARPKSWISGTDNGGPSPTTNPSTAPTYGPGNPATGASTAIIFPAENNTLQAGVEISTIAGLNAAAASEAFDEPLDAATVKSIARNFVNATVAPNLFV; encoded by the coding sequence ATGGACCTCTTCAAAATAATTTCAGACATAGAAAAAGTAGACCCGGAAATTTATGAGCGCCTCGATTCGCGCCGCCGGGTATTCAAACACTTCGGCTTAGCCGGCAAAGCCGTGACTGCCGCGGTGCTGCCCGGTTTGGTAAGCGGGCTTTTCACGCGGGCATATGGCCAAACCACCGCGCTGCCCGCCGATATAGTTGCCGTCCTGAACCTGGCCCTTAGCCTGGAGTATCTGGAGTACTATTTCTACGATAGTGGTTTAAAAGCTCCCAACCTCATTCCGACCGCCGACCGCCCAGCGTTTGAGAAAATCCGCAATGATGAGTCGGGGCACATAAAAGTGCTTCGTGGGGCACTGGGCTCGGCGGCTATTCCCGATCCTACCCGGGCCGCTTTCGACTACAGCGGTGGCCGCGGTAGCGGAACGGGGCCTTTCGCAGCGGCTCTTATTAACAATTATGCTCTCTACTTGGGCTCGTCGCAGGCATTCGTTGATACGGGAATACGCGCCTACAAAGGCGGCGCTCCTACCCTAATGCCTAACAAGGATATTTTGGAAGCCGCCCTCAACATTCACTCGGTTGAAGCGCGCCACTCCTCTCACGTGCGCACCGTGCGCCGTGGCCTGGCGGCTTCACAAAGTGGGCAGGCCGCTACCACCGTTGCCGGTGACCTCAGCAACCTGAATGCCCGGCCGAAAAGCTGGATTTCGGGTACCGATAACGGAGGCCCGTCACCAACAACAAACCCCTCTACGGCCCCAACCTACGGCCCAGGCAACCCGGCTACCGGGGCTTCCACGGCCATCATCTTCCCCGCTGAAAACAACACCCTGCAGGCCGGAGTAGAAATTTCTACCATTGCTGGCCTAAACGCCGCGGCCGCTTCGGAAGCTTTTGATGAGCCCCTTGACGCTGCTACGGTGAAGTCTATTGCCCGCAACTTTGTCAATGCTACAGTAGCTCCTAACCTGTTCGTGTAA
- a CDS encoding ferritin-like domain-containing protein — MSKIHDLGASDQANNSLLQPLQRRSFLRYTGAGLAMSGLLLAGCDDDEDTIDSGNFIDVGTGDFGVLNYAYALEQLEAAFYAQVKTGKYYTDLAASSSEKQIFDDLALHEKAHAEFFKTALAANAIKALEADFSSINFNDRTSVLNAAKSFEDLGVAAYNGAGRYIQTAAYLVVAGKIVSVEARHAALIRDLISYNSFVDTDVVDLFTPTSATSAPGEGNGTGLERSMKPSDVLTKANTFLKEGSRLSANNLK; from the coding sequence ATGTCCAAGATTCACGATTTGGGCGCGTCAGATCAGGCGAACAATAGCCTTCTGCAGCCCCTGCAGCGTCGTTCATTTTTGCGGTACACCGGCGCTGGCTTAGCCATGTCTGGCTTGCTACTAGCTGGCTGCGACGATGACGAGGATACCATCGATTCCGGCAACTTCATTGATGTAGGCACCGGCGACTTTGGTGTGCTCAATTATGCGTATGCACTGGAGCAACTTGAGGCCGCTTTTTATGCCCAGGTGAAAACCGGAAAGTACTACACTGACCTAGCGGCCAGTTCCTCCGAAAAGCAGATTTTTGACGATCTGGCTCTGCACGAAAAGGCACACGCCGAATTCTTCAAGACGGCGCTGGCGGCTAATGCCATTAAAGCGCTGGAGGCCGACTTCAGCAGCATCAACTTCAATGACCGGACCAGCGTGCTGAATGCGGCCAAGTCATTTGAAGACCTGGGAGTAGCCGCTTACAATGGCGCCGGGCGCTATATCCAGACGGCCGCTTACCTGGTTGTGGCTGGCAAAATTGTGTCCGTGGAGGCTCGTCATGCCGCCCTTATTCGGGACCTGATCAGCTACAATAGCTTTGTAGACACCGATGTGGTAGACCTGTTTACTCCTACCTCCGCCACCTCGGCCCCCGGCGAGGGCAATGGCACTGGCCTGGAGCGCTCCATGAAACCGAGTGATGTCCTGACGAAGGCTAATACATTCCTTAAAGAAGGTTCTCGCCTGAGCGCCAACAACCTGAAATAA
- a CDS encoding regulatory protein RecX, producing the protein MMQPKKKFYTPAEALQKIAAFCAYQERNQKEVEAKLREYGLDEDEAGEIIIRLSREKLLDEERFAKAYVRGHYRNKRWGRRRILQELKQKGISDYCIKSGMKEIDGDEYYQNLVDLLEKKDRQEKEKNPRVRRQKIQVYLTGKGYESDLIKMALDDLGKAPEEDED; encoded by the coding sequence ATGATGCAGCCCAAAAAGAAGTTTTATACCCCCGCCGAAGCCTTGCAGAAAATAGCTGCTTTTTGCGCCTACCAGGAGCGCAACCAGAAGGAGGTGGAGGCAAAATTGCGGGAGTACGGGCTGGACGAGGACGAAGCCGGCGAAATTATCATCCGGCTGAGCCGGGAAAAGTTGCTGGATGAGGAGCGCTTCGCCAAAGCCTATGTACGCGGCCATTATCGCAACAAAAGGTGGGGCCGCCGCCGCATTTTGCAGGAGCTGAAGCAAAAGGGTATCTCCGATTACTGCATCAAATCGGGCATGAAAGAAATTGATGGCGACGAGTATTACCAGAACCTGGTAGACTTGCTCGAGAAAAAGGACCGCCAGGAAAAGGAGAAAAACCCCCGGGTCCGCCGACAGAAAATACAGGTGTACCTCACCGGCAAAGGCTATGAATCGGACCTCATCAAGATGGCCCTAGATGATTTGGGTAAAGCCCCTGAGGAAGACGAGGATTAG
- a CDS encoding DUF4230 domain-containing protein: MPLARMLRRLLPLAFLVGLGWFLWTKVSPTLLENPLNPEPRITVTHNTVLEKVEDLGRLELVQYHFKDVVEYKKSTYRFLPDAKVALIVAGDAVGCLDLRKLRSQDVVMEGDSIVRVALPAPELCTWQIDHSKSKVYSVENGFFQDAELVDAGYKYAEANVRTAALQSGILAQTQLNAEKILRPMLETLTGRRVILTQQMQNPQPPAKR, from the coding sequence ATGCCTCTTGCCCGTATGCTCCGCCGCCTGCTGCCACTTGCTTTTTTAGTTGGTTTAGGCTGGTTTCTCTGGACCAAAGTCAGCCCTACGCTGCTGGAAAACCCGCTGAACCCCGAGCCGCGTATCACCGTGACGCACAACACGGTGCTGGAGAAAGTAGAAGACCTCGGCCGCCTGGAGCTAGTGCAGTACCATTTTAAAGATGTGGTAGAGTACAAAAAGAGTACCTACCGCTTCCTGCCCGATGCCAAAGTAGCCCTCATTGTGGCCGGCGACGCCGTGGGCTGCCTCGACCTGCGCAAGCTTCGCTCTCAAGATGTAGTGATGGAGGGCGACTCTATAGTGCGCGTGGCCTTGCCCGCCCCAGAACTCTGCACCTGGCAGATAGACCACTCCAAAAGCAAGGTATACAGTGTAGAAAACGGCTTTTTTCAGGATGCCGAACTCGTGGACGCTGGCTATAAATACGCCGAAGCTAATGTGCGTACGGCCGCGCTGCAATCGGGCATTCTGGCCCAAACGCAGCTGAATGCCGAGAAAATTCTGCGCCCTATGCTCGAAACCCTCACCGGGCGGCGCGTGATTCTTACGCAGCAGATGCAAAATCCACAGCCTCCCGCCAAGCGCTAG
- a CDS encoding 1-aminocyclopropane-1-carboxylate deaminase/D-cysteine desulfhydrase: MLLQPLAEPAADRAGVRLLLLRDDLTHPELPGNKWRKLKYNLAEAQRLGHHTLLTFGGAFSNHLAAVAAAGRLTGLRTIGVVRGEELGLLPFNPTLGQARADGMELHFLDRATYRRKHEPAVLGQLLQTLGPAYVLPEGGSNTLALPGCAELVTELKALTEFDYLCVACGTGGTLAGFLTGLAGHHEAAGFAALKGADFLRHDINQLTQQATGHTYTNWTLQTGYHGGGYAKLSAELMQFIREFRERHGVLLDPIYTSKMLVGVLDLLAQGYFRRGSTVVAVHTGGLQAWGGFQERHELGL, encoded by the coding sequence ATGCTTCTGCAGCCACTTGCTGAGCCAGCCGCCGACCGCGCCGGTGTGCGGCTGCTGCTCCTGCGTGATGATCTGACACACCCCGAGCTGCCGGGCAATAAGTGGCGGAAGCTCAAGTATAATCTGGCCGAAGCCCAGCGGCTAGGCCACCACACGCTGCTCACGTTTGGCGGCGCTTTTTCCAACCATTTGGCGGCCGTGGCAGCGGCGGGCCGCCTGACGGGCCTACGCACCATTGGGGTAGTGCGCGGCGAAGAGCTAGGCCTGTTGCCCTTCAACCCCACCCTGGGCCAGGCCCGCGCCGATGGCATGGAGCTGCATTTCCTGGACCGCGCGACCTACCGCCGCAAGCACGAGCCGGCGGTGCTAGGCCAGTTGCTGCAGACGCTTGGGCCAGCCTATGTACTTCCGGAAGGCGGCTCCAACACGCTGGCACTGCCGGGCTGCGCCGAACTAGTGACGGAGCTGAAAGCCCTCACTGAGTTCGATTACCTGTGCGTAGCATGCGGCACCGGTGGCACCCTCGCGGGCTTCCTGACTGGCCTAGCGGGCCACCACGAAGCAGCAGGATTTGCCGCGCTGAAAGGCGCCGACTTTCTACGTCACGACATCAACCAACTTACGCAGCAGGCCACCGGCCATACCTATACTAACTGGACCCTACAGACCGGCTACCACGGCGGCGGGTATGCCAAGCTGTCTGCGGAGCTGATGCAGTTTATCCGGGAATTCCGGGAGCGTCATGGCGTGCTGCTTGACCCCATTTATACCAGCAAAATGCTGGTAGGCGTGCTGGATTTGCTGGCGCAGGGCTACTTCCGGCGCGGCAGCACCGTGGTGGCGGTGCATACGGGTGGCCTACAGGCCTGGGGTGGCTTTCAGGAGCGCCATGAGCTTGGGCTTTAG
- a CDS encoding YfhO family protein: protein MTTLSRPAAAPLWQRVLPHLLAILFFLVLAAVYFSPILFDGKTLAQHDIVQFTGGAHEAAEWRAKTGQEALWTNSMFSGMPTYLISTRFPGDLSIYLHNLFTLGLPAVVANLFLALVCGYALFVALGLRPLLAVVGAIALGFTSYNIVILAAGHNTKSLALAYAPLVLAGLLVTFRRNMWLGAALFTLGLAMNIRANHLQITYYLLLLVLIFGVVELIFAVRENRLPDMLRRTGLLALGAVVAVGVSFGRLYITEEYGKYSIRGKSELTKSAPTAPGQPAAATGGEGGSGLERDYAFGWSYGVGETITLLVPNFYGGASQGKLSDNSETGKALAAAGVPPVQLSDYLAQMPLYWGDQPSTSGPVYVGAVVCFLFVLGLLIADRRTRIWLLAGTILSIMLAWGKNFEVFNNLMFDFFPGYNKFRSVSMSLVIAQLAMPLLAVLALARVLRTRSMAAPVAGSSMHPSLAALAGKPADDADTTHTKRKVLLALGITAGICALAFLASLVSDFAAPVDAQLQQQGFPLDALRADRASLLRADVFRSLVFIALAGGVLWFYLQRKLSVSMAAALIGLLTLVDLWGVDKRYLNDANFQRETVVEQFVPSPSDQQILQDKDLSYRVLNLTSPFREANTSYFHKSIGGYHGAKLRRYQELYDWQMEPQLQQIFKQSKPEAAPVLNMLNMRYLIIPANEQAKQPEQVVRNPGALGNAWFVQEVQKVQSPDQEIQSLSALNPATTAVVDASKFPLNKTSFAAPGSTIALTAYEPDKLTYRANTTQEAFAVFSEIYYKDGWNAYLDGKQVPYVRANYVLRAMQVPAGTHTIEFRFEPKEYALGNTISMVSSIVLFALMVAALYYAIKHRPEPHSVQDTMLA from the coding sequence ATGACAACTCTTTCCCGTCCGGCCGCCGCGCCGCTCTGGCAGCGGGTGCTGCCGCACCTACTGGCCATCCTATTTTTCCTGGTGCTGGCCGCCGTGTACTTCTCTCCCATCCTCTTCGATGGCAAGACCCTGGCCCAGCACGACATCGTGCAGTTTACCGGTGGCGCCCACGAGGCAGCCGAGTGGCGCGCCAAAACTGGCCAAGAAGCCCTCTGGACCAACTCCATGTTCTCAGGGATGCCGACCTACCTCATCAGCACCCGCTTTCCCGGCGATCTGAGTATTTACCTGCATAACCTGTTTACGCTAGGCCTACCTGCTGTAGTAGCCAACCTGTTTCTGGCGCTGGTGTGCGGCTATGCCCTGTTTGTAGCGCTGGGCTTGCGGCCGTTACTGGCGGTGGTGGGTGCCATAGCGTTGGGCTTCACGAGCTACAACATTGTGATTCTGGCGGCGGGCCACAACACCAAGTCGTTGGCGCTTGCCTATGCGCCGCTGGTGCTGGCGGGGCTGCTCGTCACGTTCCGGCGCAATATGTGGCTGGGCGCGGCGCTCTTTACTCTGGGCCTCGCCATGAACATAAGGGCCAACCACTTGCAAATCACGTATTACCTGCTCCTGCTGGTGCTGATTTTTGGAGTAGTAGAGCTGATTTTTGCGGTTCGTGAGAACCGGTTGCCGGATATGCTTCGGCGGACAGGCCTACTGGCACTGGGGGCTGTGGTGGCGGTAGGCGTAAGCTTCGGCCGACTCTACATCACGGAGGAATACGGCAAATACTCTATCCGCGGCAAATCGGAACTGACCAAATCGGCCCCCACAGCGCCGGGTCAGCCGGCCGCAGCAACGGGCGGAGAAGGTGGCTCGGGCCTGGAGCGCGACTATGCTTTTGGCTGGAGCTATGGCGTGGGCGAAACCATTACGCTACTTGTTCCTAACTTCTACGGAGGTGCCTCGCAGGGCAAGCTCAGCGACAACTCCGAAACCGGCAAGGCGCTGGCCGCCGCTGGCGTGCCACCCGTGCAGCTCAGCGACTACTTAGCTCAAATGCCCCTGTACTGGGGCGACCAGCCCAGCACCAGCGGCCCTGTGTATGTGGGCGCGGTAGTATGCTTCCTGTTTGTGTTAGGCCTACTGATTGCTGACCGCCGCACGCGCATCTGGCTGCTAGCGGGCACTATCCTGTCCATTATGCTGGCCTGGGGCAAGAATTTCGAGGTATTCAATAACCTCATGTTCGATTTCTTCCCTGGCTACAACAAGTTCCGGTCCGTGAGCATGTCCCTGGTTATTGCCCAGTTGGCTATGCCCCTGCTAGCCGTGCTGGCCCTGGCCCGCGTATTGCGCACACGTAGTATGGCAGCACCTGTTGCCGGCAGCAGCATGCACCCGAGCCTGGCCGCCCTGGCTGGCAAGCCCGCCGATGACGCCGACACGACGCACACGAAGCGCAAAGTGTTGCTGGCGCTGGGTATCACGGCCGGCATTTGCGCGCTGGCATTCCTGGCGAGCCTGGTCTCTGACTTCGCGGCGCCTGTTGATGCGCAGCTGCAGCAGCAAGGCTTCCCTTTAGATGCTCTGCGCGCTGACCGTGCTTCTCTATTGCGGGCTGATGTGTTCCGTTCCCTGGTATTTATTGCGCTGGCGGGTGGTGTGCTGTGGTTTTATCTGCAGCGTAAGCTCTCGGTGAGCATGGCCGCAGCCCTCATAGGCCTGCTCACGCTGGTAGATCTGTGGGGCGTAGATAAGCGCTACCTCAACGATGCCAACTTCCAGCGCGAAACGGTAGTAGAACAATTCGTACCCTCGCCCAGTGACCAGCAGATTCTGCAGGACAAAGACCTGAGCTACCGCGTTCTGAACCTGACCAGCCCGTTCCGGGAGGCTAACACCTCCTATTTCCACAAGAGCATTGGCGGCTACCACGGCGCCAAGCTGCGCCGCTACCAGGAACTCTACGACTGGCAGATGGAACCCCAGCTGCAGCAGATTTTCAAGCAGAGCAAGCCCGAAGCAGCTCCCGTGCTGAATATGCTGAACATGCGTTACCTCATCATTCCGGCCAATGAACAGGCTAAGCAGCCCGAGCAGGTGGTGCGCAACCCCGGCGCCCTGGGCAATGCCTGGTTTGTACAGGAAGTCCAGAAAGTTCAGAGCCCCGATCAGGAGATTCAGTCGTTGAGCGCGTTGAACCCGGCCACTACGGCTGTTGTCGATGCCTCTAAATTCCCGCTAAATAAGACCAGCTTTGCGGCGCCCGGCTCTACCATTGCCCTCACGGCTTACGAGCCCGATAAGCTTACGTACCGCGCCAACACCACGCAGGAGGCCTTTGCGGTCTTTTCTGAAATCTATTACAAGGATGGCTGGAATGCCTACCTCGACGGTAAGCAGGTACCTTACGTACGCGCTAACTATGTGCTGCGCGCCATGCAGGTACCTGCCGGCACGCACACCATCGAGTTCCGCTTTGAGCCCAAGGAGTACGCTCTAGGAAACACCATATCTATGGTTTCCTCCATTGTGCTGTTTGCCCTGATGGTGGCGGCGCTGTACTACGCCATCAAGCACCGCCCCGAGCCGCATTCCGTTCAGGACACGATGCTGGCATAG
- a CDS encoding EamA family transporter has protein sequence MKLSRHHLAALAAFLIWGFFPIPLRWLAGYASGQILFFRILLSLSILLLLHGLARRAAVRQVWAQWQAAPAAERRSVGISTVVGGLLLTSNWLLFIYVINKVSVQAGSFAYLICPILTALLGFVVLRERLRPNQWLAIGLSALSCALLGAGELRNVLMSLVVATTYAAYLISQRRLQGYDRLVLLTVQLLLAALVILPLAPLLGADPWAGFQDTRLLGVVFILSSVFTVIPLFLNLYALNALPSGTVGIMMYLNPIVSFALAFVYFGEEATALQGAAYGVIFFSVILYNSTLGRKRS, from the coding sequence TTGAAACTTTCGCGTCATCACCTGGCCGCTCTGGCGGCCTTTCTTATTTGGGGCTTCTTCCCGATTCCGTTGCGCTGGCTGGCCGGCTATGCCAGCGGCCAGATTCTCTTTTTCCGGATTCTGCTTTCTCTTTCCATATTGCTGCTGTTGCATGGCCTGGCGCGGCGCGCGGCGGTTCGGCAGGTGTGGGCACAGTGGCAGGCGGCTCCTGCTGCTGAGCGGCGCAGCGTAGGCATCAGCACGGTAGTAGGCGGCTTGCTTTTGACGTCTAACTGGCTGTTGTTTATTTATGTAATCAATAAGGTAAGCGTACAGGCCGGCTCGTTTGCCTACCTCATCTGCCCCATCCTAACGGCCCTGCTAGGCTTTGTGGTGCTGCGCGAAAGGCTGCGGCCCAATCAGTGGCTGGCCATTGGGCTCAGCGCCCTGAGCTGTGCCCTGCTGGGGGCCGGCGAGCTGCGCAATGTGCTCATGAGCCTGGTGGTGGCTACAACTTATGCGGCCTATCTTATCAGTCAGCGCCGTTTGCAGGGCTACGACCGGCTGGTACTGCTCACGGTGCAGCTGTTGCTGGCGGCCCTGGTTATTTTGCCCCTGGCCCCGCTGCTGGGCGCCGATCCGTGGGCTGGCTTTCAGGATACGCGCCTGCTAGGGGTCGTTTTCATCCTGAGCTCGGTCTTCACTGTTATTCCGCTGTTCCTGAATTTATACGCCCTCAATGCCCTGCCTTCCGGGACGGTGGGCATCATGATGTACCTGAACCCAATTGTGAGCTTCGCGCTGGCATTTGTGTACTTCGGCGAAGAAGCCACGGCCCTCCAGGGGGCGGCCTACGGCGTGATTTTTTTCTCCGTCATTCTGTATAACAGCACCTTAGGCCGCAAGCGCAGCTAG